Proteins encoded by one window of Bubalus bubalis isolate 160015118507 breed Murrah chromosome 4, NDDB_SH_1, whole genome shotgun sequence:
- the IL26 gene encoding interleukin-26, with translation MWVSCILRCGLLFVTLSLAIAKHKQSSFAERCYPRGTLSQAVDTLYVKAASLRATIPEDRIKNIRLLKKKTKKLFMKNCRFQEQLLSFFMEDVFGQLQLQVCKEMHFVEDFHSLRQKLSRCISCASSAREMKSITRMKRTFYEIGKKGIYKAISELDILLSWIKQFLESIK, from the exons ATGTGGGTGAGTTGCATTTTGAGATGTGGGTTGCTCTTTGTCACTCTGTCTCTTGCCATTGCTAAGCACAAGCAATCATCCTTTGCCGAAAGGTGTTACCCAAGGGGAACCCTGTCCCAAGCTGTCGATACTCTCTATGTCAAGGCAGCAAGCCTCAGAGCAACAATTCCA GAAGATCGCATAAAAAATATAcgattattaaaaaagaaaacaaaaaagctatTTATG AAAAACTGCAGATTCCAGGAACAACTTCTGTCCTTCTTCATGGAAGATGTTTTTGGTCAACTCCAATTACAAGTTTGCAAGGAAATGCACTTTGTGGAAGACTTTCATAGCCTCAGGCAGAAATTGAGCCGCTGT ATTTCCTGTGCTTCATCAGCTAGAGAGATGAAATCCATTACTAggatgaaaagaacattttatgaG ATTGGGAAGAAAGGAATCTACAAAGCCATAAGTGAACTGGATATTCTTCTTTCCTGGATTAAACAATTCTTGGAAAGTATTAAGTAA